One part of the Eptesicus fuscus isolate TK198812 chromosome 20, DD_ASM_mEF_20220401, whole genome shotgun sequence genome encodes these proteins:
- the LIMD2 gene encoding LIM domain-containing protein 2 produces MFQAAGAAPATPSHEAKGGGGPSTVQRSKSFSLRAQVKETCASCQKTVYPMERLVADKLIFHNSCFCCKHCHSKLSLGNYAALHGEFYCKPHFQQLFKSKGNYDEGFGRKQHKELWAHKEVDPSTKTA; encoded by the exons ATGTTCCAGGCTGCAGGAGCCGCCCCGGCCACCCCCTCTCAT GAAGCCAAAGGCGGCGGTGGCCCCAGCACTGTTCAGCGCTCCAAG TCCTTCAGCCTGCGGGCCCAGGTGAAAGAAACCTGTGCTTCCTGCCAGAAGACCGTGTACCCCATGGAGAGGCTGGTGGCAGACAAGCTCATTTTCCACAACTCTTGCTTCTGCTGCAAGCACTGTCACTCCAAGCTGAG CCTGGGCAATTACGCGGCACTGCATGGAGAATTTTACTGCAAACCCCACTTTCAGCAGCTGTTTAAGAGCAAAGGCAACTACGATGAGGGCTTCGGCCGGAAGCAGCACAAGGAGCTCTGGGCCCACAAGGAGGTGGACCCCAGCACCAAGACAGCCTAA